The following DNA comes from Bacteroidota bacterium.
TCAGTGTATCCGATATAAATTTGAAATTTAATAAGCCAGAGCTGGTTATATCCATCAACCGAGATAGAATTCGCTCGCTCGGTGTTTCTGTCAGCGATGTTGCTCAAACACTTCAATTGACATTAGGCGGACAGCGGTATGGTTATTTCATCAAGGATGGAAAGCAGTATCAAGTAATCGGACAGCTTACGCGTGAAAACCGCGATGAGCCAATGGATTTAAAATCAATCTTCGTGCGCAGTCGTAATGGCGAGCTTATACAGCTTGACAACTTAGTTGACATCTCAGAACAAGCAAATCCACCGCAGCTCTACCGGTTCAACCGTTACAAATCTGCCACAATTTCTGCCGGCTTATCACCCGGATATTCACTCGGCGATGGTATTAATGCAATGGATGAAATTTCTAATAAAATTTTAGATGAATCGTTTGCGACTTCACTTGCGGGTGCGGCGCGAGACTTTGCAGAAAGCTCATCGAGTTTAATTTTTGTATTTCTTCTGGCGCTCACACTTACTTATTTGATTCTTGCTGCTCAATTCGAGAGTTTCCGTGATCCACTCATCATAATGTTCACAGTGCCGCTCGCAATCGCAGGCGCTTTACTAACACTGTGGTATTTCAATCAAACCATCAATATTTTCAGCGAGATCGGCATGATTATGCTTATCGGGCTTGTTACTAAGAACGGTATTCTGATAGTAGAATTTGCGAACCAACGAAAGGCAACGGGTCTCTCCGTGATGGATGCTGTGAAAAGTTCTGCGGTCGCACGTTTCCGACCAATACTTATGACAAGTCTATCAACGATATTCGGTATTCTGCCAATAGCGTTAGGACTCGGTTCAGGAGCCGAGAGCCGTGTTTCAATGGGTATCGCCGTCATTGGTGGTCTGATATTTTCAGGTGTGCTTACTTTATACATAATACCTGCGATGTATTCGTATCTGTCAAGAGAGTCTCGAACCCCGTCCTATTAAACTAACATTACCTTGTTGTGTTCGCCACCTTGGTGGAAAAGGGCGAGTCGGTGTGCGGCTGTGGATGAGAATGTCGCATATTTCATCTCCGGGGTTGAGGAACTGGTTAGCTTGTTTTGGCGAGCGTTATTTGGAGACGCAAGAACCGTCCGACTTGGAATAAGATCCACAACTGCGTGTAGTTGCAGGATGGAGAAATGCCGTTACGGAATTTATGCTTGAGGATGCGGCAGGAATAAAAAAAATTATCGGTTGATATTAATCAGCAATCAAATTAATAGTTCCTTGTTGATTTACCTTTATCCAATATCCTTTACCAGGCTTCAAAGTATCGGCAATAAAATATCCGTTCGAGTATCCAAAATATTTTGATGTCGTAATACTGGCGGGATTTGTAACTATCTTACTAACCAGTATTGGCTTACTTATCGAACCAATCATATTCCAACCAGGTGAAACTGGGAGTAGAAGTGAGTTCAATGGATTTGCTGTAAACACAACAGTTTGGTCTCTATCAAATTTTAACCAGTAACCTTTTCCCGGCTTTAAAATATTTTCTACAGTATAACCGATTCCCGGAGTGTATATAAACGCATTCGTTACAGAGGTAGGGAATAAAACATTTTTTTCAGTCGAAATATCAACAGGTACTGAAACCATATTCCACTTGTTAGAGATATTTATTGATAGTGTTTCAGTCGATTTATAATCAACGTTAAGTTTAAAAAATTTTAATTTTGTTCCCGAAACCGGACGTGCTTCGGTTGCCAATGTTGCATAGTTAGCTCCCGGAATTCTATCTTCATGAAAAACCATAAACACCCAGTTACTATCGTTGCCTTCTGTATTTATAATTGGATTGATGGTCGAAAGCGATACATATCTCTCATCGATATCATTCGTATTAGTAATATTTTTGGGAATTGTCCAAGTAGTACCGTCATCATCGCTGTATGTTAAAATTATATCGCTGTAATTGAAGCCGTCCAAATCGGTTATTCCCTGCAGAAACGCATCAGCAGCGATGTATATTCGGCTGCCGGAACTGTTTTTTCCGATTGATGAAAAATTAAACGCAAAGTTATGGTTGGTTTGTATGTTTTGAACACCGGTTGTTTTCATCAATCTTGGAAAAACAAAACTGTCGATAACTGCGGTTGAAGTTAGTGTATTCGATTTCCAAAGCCGGACTTGGTTTGCTAACATGTAGTCATTGTTTACATAGTTGCTGCGAGTATATGTAACATACAATGTTGTTCCGATGTACATTGCATCAAATCCTGTCCAACAAGGACCCGCCGAACCGTTCTCGGCATCGATTGCAATTTTAGTTCCCCACGTAACACCGTTATCTGAGGACAAACGGGTTAGAAGCGAATCGGGATTTGTACTTGACCGCCAGATTACGGCAACGCTTCCGTTATCGCCCGAAGCGATTGCAACTCTTCCGCTATGCTTCGCCGAAGTTTCAAGGCGAGTCCAGTTGTTCCAAGTTCGATCCTGATTAAAAATGATTACCGATAACCCACTTAACAAACTTGAAGAGGGAAATGAACCCGCTAAAACAATATTGCCGTTTGTTGTTTGAGCTATCGAGGGCCAAAGCACATCGTCGCTATTTGGTTGGTGAAGAGGAGAGAGGTATGTAGAAAAATTTTTCCCCCCTTCATATCCATCAAGATAAAGCGCACTTTGCAGTGGTAAACTCGTTCCCGGAGAACCGTGACTTGTAATTGCAGCAAAGTAATTTAATTCGGAATCAGAAGCGAGTATCAACGAAGGATAACCCGAACGTATTATTGGTACAACTGCCGGCGTTCCCCAACTTTGGCCACCATCGTAGCTGAAATTGTAAGCAACACGTCGCGACATCGAGATAGCGGTGGCACTACTCGAATCAGTCGAAATCATTGATGTAACATGAATGTTGTTTGGGTCGTTCGGATTTATCTCGATGTAATTAATAGCCCCGCCATTGCTTTGTAAATCCCAATACCCATAAATTTTTGTATCAATGCCAGTTGGATTAGCTGCCGCTCGGATTTGATATGTTTGTTCTGATTTTCTAAGCGGTAAACTATCATTTATGCTGAAATCAAAGATTTCTTGATAAAATTTAGGACTTACTGCAACCTGCCTATTTTCAACAGTCTGAGAGAAAACAGGTATACTAAATAGAAAAAAAAGGAAGAATTTTGATACAAATTTTAACATTAGCCGCAACTACGATTATATATTTCTAATTTTGGTTATAAAGTAAGCTAAAAATTGTATAAAAACAAAAACTACACCGCAGCAATTAAAAGGTTTATTGTAGAAAGTAAAAAATATTTTCATATATTTGTTGAAACAATGGAGATTTTATGCACATATTTTTAACAGGATCAACCGGTTATGTAGGGAATAGAATTTTGTTGGCACTCATTAATTCTAAAAATCAGGTAAGTGTTTTAGTTCGTAATGAATCTGTAAACAAAATTCCGGATAAGTTAAAACCGAATTTGAGAATAATAAAGGGTGATGTAAGAAACAATGAAAGTTATGCCGGAGAGCTATCTGGTTGCGATGCAGTAATTTATCTGCCCGGTCTTATTCGCGAGTTCCCTAAACGAGGAATTACATTTCAACAAATTCACTTTGATGGTGTAAAGAATATGATTGATTCCTCAAAGCGGGAAGGAGTGAAGCGTTTTTTATTAATGAGCGCCAACGGTGTGAAACCAAATGCTTCAACGGAATATCTTCGAACAAAATATGATGCTGAAGAATACTTGAAACAAAGCGGACTGAATTGGACTATCTTCAGGCCATCAGTAATATTTGGCGATGAGAACGAAGGCAGGTATAATTTTATTTCTGTTATTGTTGATTTGTTGAATCAACTGCCGCTGTTCGTTCCGGTAATCGGAAATGGCGAATACAGGTTTCAACCAATCTCCATTTATAATGTCGCAGATGCTTTTGTAAAAAGTTTGGAAATAGAACAAACAATCGGCAGAACATATTCCTTGTGTGGTAAAGAGGTTTTTACTTATAATCAATTAGTAAATATAATTCTGAAAATAGTAAATCGAAAAAAAATGAAACTCCATATTCCAGTTTGGAATATGAAGCTACTCGCAAAATTGTTTGATAAATTTGATTGGTTTCCTGTAACGCACGATCAGATTATGATGCTTCTTGAAGAAAATATTTGTCGAGACGAAGTAGATATTTTTGTGAAGATGAATATTAAACCAATCTATTTGGAAGATGGGATAAAAGTATTTCACAAAAAATTTTTGTAAATTAACACGTAAAAAATATATGAAAGGAAAATTCTTCTGATACAAGCACTGATAAATTGGCTTCGCCGCCTCAAAGAGTGGGTCGAACACTTTGCCACAAAACCTTATGCACTCCACGCATTGTTTTGGATTGCATTTATCGAGGCATCATTCTTTCCGATTCCACCGGATGTACTGTTAATTGCCTTAGCAGTAGCCACACCTCGGAAGGCATTTAAATTTGCACTTATTTGCACTGCCGGTTCTGTAATAGGCGCCTATTTAGGCTATCTCATTGGGTACGGATTTTTTGAAGTCATCGGCAAACCGATACTCAGTTTTTATGGAGCGCTTGATAAATTCGACTCCGTCCTTCAAACTTATCGCGAGCATGGTTTCTTAGCACTTTTTATAGCCGGATTTACACCAATCCCTTACAAAGTTTTCACAATCGCAGCAGGTTTTAATCAAACAATTGATTTACTCACACTCACTCTCGGTTCGCTTGTTGGCCGTGCTTCAAGGTTTTTCCTTGTCGGTGGTTTATTGTACCTCTTCGGTGCTCGGATAAAAATATTTATTGATAAGTATTTCGATAAATTATCATTAGCATTTGTTATTCTTTTCATACTCGGAATTGTTACTATAAAGTGGCTTATCTAAACTACTCATCCGATGGAGCCGAGTAAAGAAAATATCGTGAGTTTGCCGCGGGCAATTTCAAAATTAGGTGCTGCATCTCGTAAGCAAGCAGAAGAATTAATTCGGTCAGGTCGTGTTTCAGTAAATGGAACAGTTTCAAAAAATATTTCTATCAGAATTGATTTACGAAAAGATAAAATTAAGTTGGATAGTGTGGATATACAAAAGAAGAAATTCTCCTATCTTATTTTGAATAAACCGAAAGGTTATGTAACAACCCGTTCCGATGAATTAAATCGTAAAACAATTTACGATTTAATTAAAAATATCCGAAAATGGGTTTTTCCTGTAGGAAGATTGGATAAGGATACAACCGGGTTGCTACTCTTAACAAATGATAATAAATTGGGGGAGGTTCTTACAAATCCGAAATCAGGGATTCATAAAACGTATGTTGCAAAGATTAACAAACCGGTTGACCGTATAGCTTTAGAAAAATTAAGAGGTGGTGTTTTTATTGGAGAAGGATTGAAAACACTCCACGCAAAAGTAAACATAATAAACGGTTCAAGAACAGAAATTATGCTGACTATAGTTGAAGGTAAAAACCGGCAAGTCAGAAGAATGTTCGAATCTCTGAATTACAAAGTGATAGAACTGAAACGCATCCAAATCGGACCGATAATATTAGGCAGTTTAGATTCAGGGTGCTTCAGGCATCTTACAAAGCCGGAAGTTGAAAAATTATTGGAACATAAATGACCCAAGTAGCTTCGTTATATATTGAAGTCTGTGTGTTTAAATTTGAAAAAGGGAAGCCAGAATATCTGATTCTTCAAAGGTCGGACACCGAAATAATTTATCCTGGAATATTTCAATTTATAACAGGGACAATCGAAGAAGGGGAAACTGCCATAGCTGCCGCAAAACGCGAAATGATAGAGGAAATTAACATTTCTCATAAAAATTTTTGGGTTATCCCATTCATAAATCCATTCTATGTATATACCAGGGATGTAGTAAATTTATCACCAATGTTTCTTGCAGAAGTTGAAAACGATAAAATCCCTCTACTGTCTCCCGAACACCAAACGTATGAATGGTGTGATTATGAGACGGCCTTGAAACGGCTAAATTGGCATGGGCAGAGAGAGGCATTAAAAATTGTGAATAATTTTCTTACAGAAAAGGAGAGCAGGTTTACAACTTGCTGATTGGAAATTAACGAAACTTACAATTTACCAGACACATTTTCTTTAATTTCGAATTTTTTGTTATCAGGAAATTTTTTTAATAAATCCTCGGCTGTTTGCGAAATCGAAATTGTTGCCGCATCTAATATTTGAACGAACTGTTTTATAACTCCCAAATTGAGGGACTGCGGGATATTACTTTCTGACTCTTTGATTACTGTTTTCAACATAGTTAGAGCGTTACAGGCAGTCAGTCCATAGGCCAATAACGAATTCCTG
Coding sequences within:
- a CDS encoding sialidase family protein — protein: MLKFVSKFFLFFLFSIPVFSQTVENRQVAVSPKFYQEIFDFSINDSLPLRKSEQTYQIRAAANPTGIDTKIYGYWDLQSNGGAINYIEINPNDPNNIHVTSMISTDSSSATAISMSRRVAYNFSYDGGQSWGTPAVVPIIRSGYPSLILASDSELNYFAAITSHGSPGTSLPLQSALYLDGYEGGKNFSTYLSPLHQPNSDDVLWPSIAQTTNGNIVLAGSFPSSSLLSGLSVIIFNQDRTWNNWTRLETSAKHSGRVAIASGDNGSVAVIWRSSTNPDSLLTRLSSDNGVTWGTKIAIDAENGSAGPCWTGFDAMYIGTTLYVTYTRSNYVNNDYMLANQVRLWKSNTLTSTAVIDSFVFPRLMKTTGVQNIQTNHNFAFNFSSIGKNSSGSRIYIAADAFLQGITDLDGFNYSDIILTYSDDDGTTWTIPKNITNTNDIDERYVSLSTINPIINTEGNDSNWVFMVFHEDRIPGANYATLATEARPVSGTKLKFFKLNVDYKSTETLSINISNKWNMVSVPVDISTEKNVLFPTSVTNAFIYTPGIGYTVENILKPGKGYWLKFDRDQTVVFTANPLNSLLLPVSPGWNMIGSISKPILVSKIVTNPASITTSKYFGYSNGYFIADTLKPGKGYWIKVNQQGTINLIAD
- a CDS encoding NAD(P)H-binding protein; translated protein: MHIFLTGSTGYVGNRILLALINSKNQVSVLVRNESVNKIPDKLKPNLRIIKGDVRNNESYAGELSGCDAVIYLPGLIREFPKRGITFQQIHFDGVKNMIDSSKREGVKRFLLMSANGVKPNASTEYLRTKYDAEEYLKQSGLNWTIFRPSVIFGDENEGRYNFISVIVDLLNQLPLFVPVIGNGEYRFQPISIYNVADAFVKSLEIEQTIGRTYSLCGKEVFTYNQLVNIILKIVNRKKMKLHIPVWNMKLLAKLFDKFDWFPVTHDQIMMLLEENICRDEVDIFVKMNIKPIYLEDGIKVFHKKFL
- a CDS encoding VTT domain-containing protein — its product is MFWIAFIEASFFPIPPDVLLIALAVATPRKAFKFALICTAGSVIGAYLGYLIGYGFFEVIGKPILSFYGALDKFDSVLQTYREHGFLALFIAGFTPIPYKVFTIAAGFNQTIDLLTLTLGSLVGRASRFFLVGGLLYLFGARIKIFIDKYFDKLSLAFVILFILGIVTIKWLI
- a CDS encoding pseudouridine synthase, which produces MEPSKENIVSLPRAISKLGAASRKQAEELIRSGRVSVNGTVSKNISIRIDLRKDKIKLDSVDIQKKKFSYLILNKPKGYVTTRSDELNRKTIYDLIKNIRKWVFPVGRLDKDTTGLLLLTNDNKLGEVLTNPKSGIHKTYVAKINKPVDRIALEKLRGGVFIGEGLKTLHAKVNIINGSRTEIMLTIVEGKNRQVRRMFESLNYKVIELKRIQIGPIILGSLDSGCFRHLTKPEVEKLLEHK
- a CDS encoding NUDIX pyrophosphatase codes for the protein MTQVASLYIEVCVFKFEKGKPEYLILQRSDTEIIYPGIFQFITGTIEEGETAIAAAKREMIEEINISHKNFWVIPFINPFYVYTRDVVNLSPMFLAEVENDKIPLLSPEHQTYEWCDYETALKRLNWHGQREALKIVNNFLTEKESRFTTC